A window from Cydia amplana chromosome 12, ilCydAmpl1.1, whole genome shotgun sequence encodes these proteins:
- the LOC134653112 gene encoding centrosomal protein of 131 kDa, with translation MSKENANLRLLGSPVNLSYRSKKRDDRKNIRNRPRSALQNSCFTPDIQESYKRPFSADAKERVQSTRTFFKTFSADLLESYNNSPATIKVLPPTAHLLGDTKLNNKQYARKEDLCSNASDYGSEDTFISLGTKIKAKAQLSPNPKTKNNNQKFLKYRNIARKGRRVMDVPVNEDKTNDYGLEVKIMEKRPQSPTKSRDGNTRCLSPSFKTSTYESYFVPLDPDAHNPLAGRVSFGEKQDIENAIDVYSRRLMQTKQQLSLVEEESTQDLDSVPSNNLLSLSPENSLEELKNKDADDTEGDLTGRHTYDVHEKEEFPKASDYIAEARTYNSFYDDFRSSSVDNHKSKMSSTIVNTDSSSKDSGYPSSANDEKYYKQGYSLPTTANLRKSNSDNKISDQPKSLDSISTASNEKIPKAWSEPLNHSRLLYKDFFLKKEGHIAVPPSNTPIRTAKHTFPIPGSSETKENAKTDKKENLEYPTYLLNSTTKAYTSKVIEDYKKELEAINNLHDLTIKDMQTDAISPTPLNIDKMFEQHSNLSEEKNTRSNAKDDDISNINNLDIRKRNVSKLTTKELIQNYLKVKGGNTKEFAKNLKKFENIEAKHNWNNRSTIERRSASVARNLTQRNMFTIRTPISARIEGVNNDKDIDSWMSLSAPSPSALLLEDVDTSPISEDKSENEPKPTEQTVQIQEIKQPEPTPHVNQEPVKPKELTSNSTVLDIYSMLKDIESFGDNPVTSVTNANVVETPQKEVKEEREVTPKDNFMEIFEFLEKVEQSANDALSVVTSSTPQTIPKLEALLKLPHTEIAQRLVTASLQLEERSCCIALLQESLTNHKEQMINKVSNLEKQSLRNISRVKAECEEAIKRHQAFIDQLINDKKTLNHRIEQLVDERRSLEERWKRSAQALEERYKLELKNQHDKMAAAQQVARQRWVRQKAEKIKELTVKGLEGELREMADRQQKEIADLKMHHAEQLGRAQAKHAQELEAQRRELEGEKEAALVKERQLASSRLEKQILELELTYQEQRTRLVAEMRAENERVASGLSEREKQQKESFEKWKEEQEKLLEEKKRQMEQEIAKEREKMQEEMKLDREELEQEFEQHKKEFEAEQQLALKKKVTEIAAQHRRERDREIERAIERMEEEAQAGRRELQEAIRRNKEQYECELRELADTEQATLRRYQDASARVRHAEDRCAELEITISQLETRNKVITEKNTQLEAAAEQIRSSCEHAWEQRVDTLKKEMEDMKKTHEEQMHQLYAKVKVAVARKDSAIQALTRETAKYQEKITMLEQKLQQQRKDFLKQK, from the exons ATGTCTAAAGAAAACGCGAATCTACGGTTGCTGGGCTCGCCGGTGAATTTATCGTACAGAAGTAAGAAGAGGGACGACAGAAAAAACATACGGAATAGACCTCGATCTGCGCTTCAGAATTCTTGTTTCACGCCG GATATCCAAGAGAGTTACAAGCGGCCATTTTCTGCAGATGCCAAAGAGAGAGTGCAATCTACCAGGACTTTCTTCAAAACATTCAGTGCAGATCTCCTCGAGTCATATAACA ACTCGCCTGCCACTATCAAAGTCTTACCGCCTACAGCCCACTTACTTGGAGACACCAAACTAAATAACAAGCAATATGCAAGAAAAGAAGACTTATGCAGCAATGCCTCTGACTATGGGTCTGAGGACACTTTCATTAGCCTAGGAACAAAAATCAAAGCCAAAGCACAACTTAGCCCTAACCCTAAGACTAAAAACAACAACCAAAAATTTCTTAAATACCGTAACATAGCCAGAAAAGGACGAAGAGTCATGGATGTTCCTGTAAATGAAGATAAAACAAATGACTACGGTTTAGAAGTTAAAATAATGGAGAAACGACCACAATCACCAACAAAAAGCAGAGATGGTAACACTAGATGCTTGTCACCTTCATTTAAAACTAGCACTTATGAATCATACTTTGTTCCATTGGACCCTGACGCGCATAATCCTTTAGCGGGTAGGGTTTCATTCGGAGAGAAGCAAGACATAGAAAACGCCATCGATGTATATTCTAGACGCCTTATGCAAACTAAGCAACAGTTGTCTTTAGTTGAAGAGGAGTCTACGCAAGACTTAGACAGTGTCCCATCTAATAACCTTCTAAGTTTGTCTCCAGAAAATTCTTTAGAAGAACTTAAAAATAAAGACGCGGACGACACAGAAGGCGATCTAACTGGTAGACATACTTATGACGTTCATGAAAAAGAGGAGTTTCCTAAAGCATCAGACTATATAGCTGAAGCTCGGACTTACAATAGCTTCTATGATGATTTTCGTTCATCTTCAGTTGACAACCATAAGTCCAAGATGTCTAGCACTATAGTTAATACTGATTCCTCATCAAAAGATTCAGGCTACCCTAGCAGCGCTAATGATGAGAAATACTACAAGCAAGGATACTCCTTACCTACCACTGCGAATTTGAGGAAATCTAACTCTGATAATAAGATTTCTGATCAACCTAAAAGTCTCGATAGTATTTCTACGGCGAGCAAtgaaaaaatacctaaagcATGGAGTGAACCTTTAAATCATAGCAGATTACTGTACAAAGACTTTTTCTTAAAGAAAGAAGGGCATATTGCTGTGCCTCCTAGTAATACTCCAATCCGTACTGCAAAACACACATTCCCAATTCCTGGAAGCAGTGAAACTAAAGAAAATGCAAAAACagataaaaaagaaaatttggAATATCCTACGTATCTCCTTAACAGTACTACTAAAGCGTACACGTCCAAAGTTATTGAAGATTACAAGAAGGAATTAGAAGCTATAAACAACTTGCATGATCTTACTATAAAAGATATGCAAACTGATGCGATTTCTCCAACTCCATTGAATATTGATAAAATGTTTGAACAGCATTCAAATCTTTCTGAAGAAAAAAACACTCGTTCTAATGCGAAAGATGATGATATCAGTAACATTAATAATCTAGATATTAGAAAGAGGAACGTATCTAAATTAACAACTAAAGAACtgatacaaaattatttaaaagtcaaaGGCGGTAATACAAAAGAATTTGCTAAAAATCTCaagaaatttgaaaatattgaaGCAAAGCATAACTGGAATAACAGATCTACAATAGAGAGACGCAGTGCATCAGTGGCAAGAAATTTGACCCAGAGGAATATGTTCACGATTAGAACTCCTATTAGTGCCAGAATAGAGGGAGTCAATAATGACAAGGACATCGATTCTTGGATGTCTCTTTCTGCACCTTCACCTAGTGCTCTTCTCTTAGAAGATGTAGACACATCTCCGATCTCAGAAGATAAGAGCGAAAATGAACCTAAACCAACTGAACAGACGGTTCAAATTCAAGAAATTAAACAACCTGAACCAACTCCACATGTTAATCAAGAACCAGTGAAACCAAAAGAGTTGACCTCCAATTCGACTGTCTTGGATATTTATTCGATGTTGAAAGACATTGAAAGTTTTGGAGATAATCCTGTAACGTCTGTTACTAATGCCAATGTTGTGGAAACTCCACAAAAAGAAGTCAAGGAAGAAAGAGAAGTTACGCCTAAGGATAATTTTAT GGAAATCTTCGAATTTTTGGAGAAAGTTGAGCAGAGCGCCAATGATGCTCTATCTGTTGTGACCAgctctactcctcaaactattcCCAA ATTGGAGGCCCTACTAAAGCTGCCTCACACAGAAATAGCCCAGAGACTAGTAACGGCTTCCCTACAACTCGAGGAGCGGTCGTGCTGCATTGCTCTACTGCAGGAGAGCTTGACCAATCACAAGGAACAG ATGATCAACAAAGTGAGCAATTTGGAGAAACAGTCGCTCCGCAACATCAGCAGGGTGAAGGCGGAATGCGAGGAGGCTATCAAAAGGCACCAAGCTTTCATTGACCAA CTAATAAACGACAAGAAGACACTCAACCACCGAATCGAGCAGTTAGTAGACGAAAGGCGCTCGCTCGAAGAGCGATGGAAGCGCTCGGCTCAAGCTCTGGAAGAGCGTTACAAATTGGAACTAAAAAACCAACACGACAAAATGGCTGCTGCACAACAG GTAGCAAGGCAACGTTGGGTCAGACAAAAGGCAGAGAAAATTaag GAACTGACAGTAAAAGGCCTAGAAGGCGAGCTCCGCGAGATGGCAGATCGGCAACAGAAAGAGATAGCAGATCTAAAAATGCACCACGCAGAGCAGTTAGGTCGCGCACAAGCCAAACATGCTCAAGAGTTAGAGGCGCAACGGAGAGAGCTCGAGGGGGAGAAGGAAGCAGCTTTAGTTAAAGAACGACAACTTGCTAGCTCCAG ACTTGAGAAGCAGATTCTCGAACTAGAGCTGACATACCAGGAGCAAAGAACCCGTTTGGTGGCAGAAATGCGCGCTGAGAACGAACGCGTCGCCTCCGGCCTGAGCGAGAGGGAGAAACAACAGAAAGAGAGCTTCG AAAAATGGAAAGAGGAGCAAGAAAAACTACTCGAAGAAAAGAAACGTCAAATGGAACAGGAGATTGCGAAAGAAAGAGAGAAAATGCAG gaaGAAATGAAACTAGACAGAGAAGAGTTAGAACAAGAATTCGAACAACACAAGAAAGAGTTCGAAGCCGAGCAACAGTTGGCACTCAAGAAGAAAGTGACGGAAATAGCAGCACAGCACAGGCGCGAGCGAGACAGGGAGATCGAGCGCGCTATAGAGAGGATGGAGGAAGAAGCCCAGGCGGGACGTAGAGAGCTGCAGGAGGCTATTAG GAGAAACAAGGAACAGTATGAATGCGAGCTCCGTGAGTTAGCAGACACGGAGCAAGCGACGCTGCGCCGGTACCAGGACGCTTCTGCGCGCGTCCGACACGCGGAGGATCGGT gTGCTGAATTAGAAATCACAATCTCGCAGCTGGAAACTAGAAACAAAGTTATTACTGAG AAAAATACTCAACTGGAAGCGGCCGCCGAACAAATTCGTTCGAGCTGCGAGCACGCGTGGGAGCAGCGCGTCGATACGCTGAAGAAAGAGATGGAAGATATGAAGAAAACGCACGAagagcagatgcaccagctctATGCCAA agTAAAAGTGGCTGTGGCGCGAAAGGATTCCGCTATCCAGGCTTTGACGCGCGAAACTGCCAAGTACCAGGAGAAGATAACTATGTTAGAGCAAAAACTTCAGCAGCAGCGGAAGGATTTCCTCAAACAAAAGTGA